Proteins from a genomic interval of Fusarium oxysporum Fo47 chromosome I, complete sequence:
- a CDS encoding Lipin/Ned1/Smp2-domain-containing protein, whose translation MQYVRGLSESVSTAWNSINPATLSGAIDVIVVEHEDGTLVCSPFHVRFGKFSLLRPSDKKVEFKVNGVKQSYSMKLGEGGEAFFVFETTDRIPQSLQTSPLVSPASSPASSPPLNPEQSESGLQEPEAFELDATESKLRRPLPSVLYKKDNDNGLITPLSTSPELSSARPASGDWSSRVPRPHSDDILRASARSRGLDGNSSADDDEHVASERSSSPPPLAPGEALERARALSKGLSAASIPTKVTDSGDLMLDMNGFKGNEEDILRAEILARQILSEELDGNYDIGALIGFDEQGNLWIYSSEEAKQAAMNKTIEASLQSHRRATAADAISDPGYQSDSSDATASPILLHRRAESDAGPMDLQTPPRTPPSSSGHAGDPNRNYAKTLRLTSQQLKDLKLQPGANSMAFTVNRATCKANMYLWRHETPVVISDIDGTITKSDALGHVLNMIGRDWTHSGVAKLYSDISANGYNIMYLTSRSVGQSDTTRAYLAGIVQDGYRMPPGPTILSPDRTMAALRREVYLRKPHIFKMATLRDIRNLYGPDRHPFYAGYGNRLTDQISYRTVDVPRNRIFTINSNSEVSLDLLTLNKLKMSYVNINEVVDHYFPPVSTLVKGGGEEYTDFTYWRDDPLAMADFSASESDDDDDEDGPGGPTSEYGDDEEEYDDEDGEIDEDVDEIGEGLADSYISRASMDEFAEAASVLGGSVDEERLKASMTRDLKEAYDEDDEDEIYEDGEEGRQDEDEGDGTPDAAPIGQRRQGQLKEDVLAQHITGVGHLTIEK comes from the exons ATGCAATACGTGCGCGGCCTCAGCGAGTCGGTCTCGACAGCCTGGAATTCAATCAACCCCGCGACTCTCAGTGGTGCTATTGATGTCATTGTCGTCGAACACGAAGATGGCACTCTAGTCTGCTCGCCGTTCCATGTCCGATTCGGAAAGTTCTCTCTCCTGAGGCCGTCGGATAAGAAAGTCGAATTCAAGGTCAATGGCGTCAAACAAAGCTATTCCATGAAACTCGGCGAAGGCGGCGAGgccttcttcgtcttcgagacTACAGACAGGATCCCACAGTCGCTGCAGACATCGCCGCTCGTTTCCCCCGCTTCCAGTCCTGCGAGCAGTCCACCGCTCAACCCGGAACAGTCAGAATCTGGTTTGCAGGAGCCAGAAGCGTTCGAGCTTGACGCTACAGAGTCCAAGCTGCGACGACCGCTCCCGTCCGTGCTCTATAAGAAAGACAATGACAATG GCTTGATCACCCCTCTTTCGACTTCTCCAGAGTTATCCAGCGCCCGCCCAGCGTCCGGCGACTGGTCTTCAAGGGTGCCCCGACCACATAGTGACGATATTCTCCGTGCCAGTGCTAGAAGCCGAGGTCTAGACGGAAACAGTTCcgccgatgacgatgagcaTGTTGCTTCTGAACGATCCTCTAGTCCTCCGCCTCTGGCACCGGGCGAGGCACTCGAACGTGCAAGGGCCTTGTCTAAGGGACTCTCTGCCGCAAGCATACCCACAAAGGTCACAGACAGCGGTGATTTGATGCTGGACATGAATGGGTTCAAGGGAAACGAGGAGGACATTCTTCGGGCTGAGATTCTGGCTCGCCAGATTCTTTCCGAAGAGTTGGATGGTAACTATGACATCGGCGCACTCATTGGCTTCGATGAGCAGGGAAACCTATGGATTTACAGCAGTGAGGAGGCCAAGCAGGCTGCTATGAACAAGACTATCGAGGCGTCTTTGCAGTCGCACCGTAGGGCTACTGCAGCCGATGCTATTTCTGATCCCGGTTATCAGAGTGACAGCAGCGATGCAACTGCTTCTCCTATTCTATTGCATCGAAGAGCCGAGTCCGATGCTGGTCCTATGGACTTGCAAACTCCTCCCCGCACCCCGCCGAGCTCGTCGGGCCATGCAGGAGATCCCAACAGGAATTACGCCAAGACCTTGCGATTGACTAGTCAGCAGCTCAAGGATCTGAAGCTTCAGCCAGGCGCGAACTCGATGGCTTTCACTGTCAACCGAGCTACCTGCAAAGCAAACATGTACCTCTGGAGACATGAGACGCCTGTTGTCATCTCAGACATTGACGGTACCATTACCAAGTCGGATGCCCTTGGCCACGTGTTGAACATGATTGGTCGTGACTGGACTCACTCAGGTGTGGCTAAGTTGTACAGCGATATTTCCGCCAATGGTTATAATATCATGTACCTTACCAGTCGATCCGTTGGACAATCAGACACTACAAGAGCCTACCTGGCGGGTATCGTTCAGGATGGCTACAGGATGCCGCCCGGACCTACGATCCTGTCGCCCGATAGAACCATGGCTGCATTGAGGCGAGAGGTTTACCTTCGCAAACCccacatcttcaagatggcaACTCTTCGAGATATTCGAAACTTATACGGCCCAGATCGTCATCCCTTTTATGCTGGTTACGGAAATCGTTTGACCGATCAAATCTCTTACCGGACCGTCGATGTCCCTCGAAACCGCATTTTCACCATCAATTCCAACTCTGAAGTGTCACTTGATCTACTGACactcaacaagctcaagatgagCTACGTGAATATCAACGAAGTCGTTGACCATTACTTCCCTCCCGTGAGCACACTGGTAAAAGGTGGCGGCGAGGAGTACACGGATTTCACGTACTGGAGAGATGATCCTCTTGCCATGGCTGACTTTTCAGCAAGCGagagtgatgatgacgatgacgaggacggCCCAGGAGGACCTACCAGCGAGtatggtgatgatgaagaggagtatgacgatgaggatggcgaaATAGATGAAGATGTGGACGAGATCGGTGAAGGGCTTGCCGATAGTTACATCTCTCGAGCATCTATGGATGAGTTTGCCGAAGCCGCAAGTGTCTTGGGCGGTAGCGTCGACGAAGAGCGACTCAAGGCGTCTATGACACGCGACTTGAAAGAAGCTTacgacgaggacgatgaagatgagatttacgaagatggcgaggaaggccgtcaagatgaagacgagggcGACGGAACCCCTGATGCTGCTCCCATTGGACAACGGCGTCAAGGTCAGCTTAAGGAGGACGTTCTCGCCCAACACATAACAGGGGTTGGTCATCTCACCATTGAGAaatga
- a CDS encoding Vps53-like protein: MNGTYPEASALDAVDYDAIDHLNLLFSHPSAISSISEVSKSLQNHQNALSNDIATLETNQAYGSDSSLERMQSAQAELAQLFRKIETVRSRAIETEQNITSMTADIKRLDGTKKNLTLSMTALKRLQMLTTAYEQLRGLAKTRQYRECAGLLQAVLQLMKHFNSYRSIEQIATLSRGVAELQRELLEQVCEDFEMAFAKGEVGARRGTLVEACLVMDALGESAKARLMNWYVNTELREYRQVFRGNDEAGSLDNIGRRYAWFKRMMKTHDDEHAMIFPPHWRANETLAAAFCDGTRDDFKGILERSMRRTDGNKIDVNLLLSCLQETLDFEQSLEKRFATSSRASIDTLSSVEEKAHSFHGLISVAFEPYLSLWVESQDKQLAAMIPKYRSQPLIPPDDEFSPQAVIASAIELFHFYKLTLSQCAKLSTSERLLDLAKILAKYLDEYAQQVLLHILQSGGPQGPPLQDVVLVLNTADFWHINTNQLEESIKKRIDSELVSKVDLSSQSDAFLGVASASVLALVRAVELDCEGVWREMKNTNWSTMESVGDQSSYVGELVKHADGKAAEILAIISKQQYARAFCDNLVEHLATGYITSIIQCRPISEVGAEQMLLDKYVLTKALEKLPMHHASFSGHETPPSSFVRRVQHCMNRLDPLLKTLQVRPSPPEGLVQAYLIHIADRSDTNFKKILDLKGVRKADHAHLIELFGIHRDSTPNDKLVASSPLLTPLMTTPSLGNTVPLGVMNPSVAAAVSPRFEAGSLGEKLLSAARDISQSSTSTAAQTGLEKATINENLRNFGKFFKRDIGSLGARFGKRDGSVGAEEGR, encoded by the exons ATGAATGGGACCTACCCAGAGGCTTCAGCTCTTGACGCTG TCGACTACGATGCTATAGACCACCtcaatcttctcttctcgcaCCCATCCGCCATATCGTCTATAAGCGAAGTCTCCAAATCACTACAGAACCACCAAAATGCGCTTTCGAACGACATAGCCACCCTCGAGACGAACCAGGCTTATGGATCCGACTCGAGTCTCGAGCGCATGCAGTCGGCGCAAGCTGAGCTAGCACAGCTATTTCGAAAGATCGAGACGGTGCGCTCGAGGGCGATCGAGACCGAACAGAACATCACGTCGATGACGGCCGACATAAAGAGACTCGATGGAACGAAGAAGAACCTCACGCTGAGCATGACGGCCCTCAAGAGGCTGCAGATGCTGACAACGGCTTATGAGCAGCTCAGGGGCTTGGCCAAGACGCGCCAGTATAGGGAGTGCGCGGGGCTCTTGCAGGCTGTTCTGCAGCTCATGAAACACTTCAACAGCTATCGCAGTATCGAGCAGATCGCGACACTGAGCAGAGGTGTGGCCGAGCTGCAAAGAGAACTCCTTGAACAGGTCTGCGAAGACTTTGAAATGGCATTTGCTAAAGGAGAAGTCGGTGCACGAAGAGGCACACTCGTTGAAGCATGCCTAGTCATGGATGCTCTTGGAGAATCTGCCAAGGCTCGGCTCATGAATTGGTACGTCAATACAGAGCTTCGAGAATACAGACAGGTGTTCCGCGGTAACGACGAAGCTGGAAGTCTGGACAACATTGGGCGGCGATATGCCTGGTTTAAACGAATGATGAAGACTCACGATGACGAACACGCTATGATCTTTCCTCCACACTGGAGGGCTAATGAGACATTGGCGGCAGCCTTCTGTGACGGTACTCGAGATGATTTCAAGGGCATTCTGGAACGAAGCATGCGACGGACAGACGGCAACAAGATCGATGTCAACCTATTGTTGAGCTGCCTTCAAGAGACACTCGACTTTGAGcagagccttgagaagcGATTCGCGACTTCATCAAGAGCCAGCATCGATACGCTCAGCTCTGTTGAGGAAAAGGCGCATAGTTTCCACGGATTGATCTCAGTCGCATTCGAACCATACTTGAGTTTGTGGGTTGAGTCGCAAGATAAACAATTGGCAGCCATGATACCCAAGTACCGCAGCCAACCGCTCATACCGCCTGATGATGAGTTCTCACCACAAGCCGTTATTGCCTCGGCGATTGAGTTGTTTCACTTTTACAAACTCACGCTGTCACAATGCGCGAAGCTTTCTACGAGCGAGCGTCTTCTTGATCTAGCCAAGATACTGGCCAAGTACCTCGATGAGTATGCTCAGCAGGTCTTGCTACACATATTACAGTCCGGTGGACCTCAAGGGCCTCCCCTACAGGATGTGGTGCTTGTGTTGAATACAGCAGACTTTTGGCACATTAACACTAATCAGCTGGAGGAAAGCATTAAGAAACGCATTGATAGTGAGCTTGTTTCTAAAGTCGACTTGTCTTCACAATCGGATGCCTTTCTTGGTGTAGCGAGTGCTTCAgttctggctctggttcgCGCGGTCGAGCTTGACTGTGAAGGCGTCTGGCGGGAGATGAAGAATACCAATTGGAGTACAATGGAGAGCGTTGGTGACCAGAGTTCATACGTGGGAGAGCTGGTAAAACATGCTGATGGAAAGGCCGCCGAGATATTGGCTATTATCTCGAAGCAACAATATGCCAGAGCCTTCTGTGATAATTTGGTGGAGCATTTGGCGACGGGGTACATTACTAGCATTATCCAATGCCGACCGATATCCGAAGTTGGTGCCGAGCAG ATGTTACTTGACAAGTATGTTCTCACCAAAGCCCTTGAGAAGTTGCCTATGCATCATGCATCGTTCTCTGGGCATGAAACCCCCCCTTCCAGTTTTGTGCGCAGAGTTCAGCATTGCATGAACAGACTTGACCCATTGCTCAAGACACTTCAAGTTCGGCCATCACCGCCGGAAGGGTTGGTACAGGCGTATTTGATTCATATTGCGGATCGGTCAGATACAaacttcaagaagatcctcgaTCTCAAGGGTGTTCGGAAAGCGGACCATGCTCATCTGATAGAGCTCTTTGGCATTCACCGCGACAGCACTCCCAACGATAAATTGGTAGCCAGCTCGCCATTGCTCACACCTCTCATGACCACCCCAAGCCTGGGTAACACAGTCCCTCTTGGAGTGATGAACCCATCAGTCGCAGCGGCTGTAAGTCCACGGTTTGAAGCGGGATCATTAGGTGAGAAGCTTCTAAGTGCGGCGAGAGATATCAGTCAGAGCAGCACGAGCACTGCAGCACAAACAGGACTCGAGAAGGCCACGATAAATGAGAACTTGCGGAACTTtggcaagttcttcaagagaGATATTGGATCGTTAGGAGCGAGGTTTGGAAAGCGAGACGGCAGTGTTGGTGCCGAGGAGGGACGATAG
- a CDS encoding nucleotide-diphospho-sugar transferase gives MEAIKQALHLGKSNDAPAEPSPEALNELKEKYTKAGQEQVFTFYDSLSSAERGTLYQQLSGFDPAHINEITHRALNPPKTSDEPDRLEPLPESATASILDSSADDISKWYDSGLDLISKGQVAVVLMAGGQGTRLGSSAPKGCYDIGLPSHKSLFQLQGERIVKVQELAAKKSAGSSPVVPWYVMTSGPTRGPTEKFFQENNYFGLSQDNVKIFEQGVLPCISNDGKILLETKGKVAVAPDGNGGLYNALVVSGVVDDMRKRGIQHIHAYCVDNCLVRVADPVFIGFSAALNVDIATKVVRKRNATESVGLILSKNGKPDVVEYSEIDKATAEELDPKQSDLLRFRAANIVNHYYSFSFLDSIPQWAHKLPHHIARKKIPSADLQSGETVKPEKPNGIKLEQFVFDVFPFLTLDKFASLEVKREDEFSPLKNAPGTGEDDPDTSKADIMTQGKRWVEAAGAIVVGDKADVGVEVSPLISYGGEGLEKLKGTEITPPTLLWRE, from the exons ATGGAGGCCATCAAGCAAGCTCTTCACCTTGGCAAGTCCAATGATGCCCCTGCTGAGCCTAGCCCCGAGGCTCTCAacgagctcaaggagaagtaCACAAAGGCCGGCCAAGAGCAAGTCTTCACCTTCTACGACTCTCTCTCATCGGCCGAGCGAGGAACTCTGTACCAGCAGCTTTCTGGCTTCGACCCCGCCCACATCAACGAGATCACACACCGCGCCTTGAACCCTCCCAAGACCAGCGATGAGCCCGATCGCCTCGAGCCTCTCCCCGAATCTGCTACCGCTAGCATTCTCGACTCCAGTGCCGATGATATCTCCAAGTGGTACGACTCCGGTCTTGACCTCATCTCCAAGGGTCAGGTCGCTGTTGTCCTCATGGCTGGCGGCCAGGGTACTCGTCTTGGTAGCTCTGCCCCCAAGGGCTGCTACGACATTGGCCTGCCTTCCCACAAATCTCTCTTCCAACTTCAGGGTGAGCGAATTGTCAAGGTCCAGGAGCTCGCCGCCAAGAAGTCTGCTGGCTCCAGCCCTGTTGTTCCCTGGTATGTCATGACCAGTGGTCCTACCCGTGGCCCTACCGAGAAGTTCTTCCAGGAGAACAACTACTTTGGCCTGAGCCAGGACAACGTCAAGATCTTCGAGCAGGGTGTTCTGCCCTGCATCTCCAATGATGGCAAGATCCTTCTCGAGACAAAGGGCAAGGTTGCTGTTGCCCCTGATGGAAACGGTGGTCTCTACAACGCTCTTGTCGTTTCCGGTGTTGTCGATGATATGCGAAAGCGCGGTATTCAGCACATCCACGCCTACTGCGTTGACAACTGCCTTGTGAGGGTCGCCGATCCCGTCTTCATTGGTTTCTCTGCCGCCCTTAACGTCGACATTGCTACCAAGGTTGTCCGTAAGCGTAACGCTACTGAGTCCGTCGGTCTGATTCTCTCCAAGAACGGCAAGCCCGATGTTGTTGAGTACTCCGAGATCGACAAGGCCACTGCTGAGGAGCTTGACCCTAAGCAGTCTGATCTCCTTCGATTCCGTGCTGCCAACATCGTCAACCACTACTACTCTTTCAGCTTCCTCGACTCTATTCCTCAGTGGGCTCACAAGCTCCCCCACCACATCGCCCGCAAGAAGATCCCCTCTGCTGATCTTCAGAGTGGCGAGACCGTCAAGCCCGAGAAGCCAAATGGCATCAAGCTGGAGCAGTTCGTCTTTGATGTCTTCCCCTTCCTGACCCTGGACAAGTTTGCCTCGCTCGAGGTCAAGCGTGAGGACGAGTTCTCTCCCCTCAAGAACGCTCCTGGCACTGGCGAGGATGACCCCGATACCAGCAAGGCCGATATCATGACCCAGGGCAAGCGCTGGGTCGAGGCTGCTGGTGCCATTGTCGTTGGTGACAAGGCCGATGTCGGTGTTGAGGTGTCCCCCCTCATCAGCTAC GGCGGTGAGGGTCTGGAGAAACTCAAGGGTACCGAGATTACACCCCCTACTCTCCTATGGCGAGAGtaa